The window GCAACAACAACGCGTACGCCCAGGACAACGAGACCACATGGCTCGACTGGATGGGCATCACCGCGAACGGCCGCAGCCTGCGCGAATTCACGCGCAAACTGATCGCCACGCGCAAGGCATTTCCGATTCTCTACCGCAGTCGCTTTCTGGTCGGCTCTCACAACGAAGAGCTGGACGTGAAGGACGTGACGTGGCTCGCGCCGTCCGGAGAGGAAATGACGACGGAGCAGTGGCAGGACGGCAACGCCAAATGTTTCGCTTTGCTGCTCGACGGCCGCGCCCAGGAGACCGGGATCAAGCGCCGCGGTTCGGACGCAACCATGCTGCTGATCTACAATGCTCATCACGACGTCGTCAATTTCACCTTGCCCGCGGTCGCCGAGGGACGCAGCTGGATCGGGTTGATCGACACCAACCAACCGGAGGGGCAGATGCCCGCATTCGAATTCGGGCACGTTTATGCGATGACCGGGCGATCCCTCGTGGTGTTCGGTCTCGCCACCGAGAGCATCGCCACGCGCCGTTTGCGACAGGGTCTCGGCGCCCTGCTGGACGTCGTGGAGGCGCCACTGCCCGGATAGTTCGCCATGACAGTGCGAGAAGACGTTTTCGAGTTGATGACGACAGGGAACGCACGCAGGTCACCGGCGTTCGAGTAGATGGGGCATCAGTCGGAGAACACCGAGATGAAGTTCACAGGTGCCGTTATCCTCGCCGCTCTCGCGCTGCCTGGAGCAGCCTGGGCGCAGGCCAGCAAGCCTGACGTTTCGTCCGCGCCGAGCGCGCAGAATTCGGGTGCCGGGATTGCCGGACAGCCCGGCAACAAGAACGGTCCGGCCGCCAAGCCCGGTGAGACCGTCGGATCGAGCTCGACGAGCTCCACTGGCAACACCGCCGTGCAATCGCAGGACCCGTCGAATATTCAGGGCGCACCAGGCAACAAGAATGGGCCGCCCGCCAAGCGTCCGGACCAGCGCTAACGAATACGCCCGCTATCCTGCCGCTCGACATTCAACGACCCGCGCCGGACAACACTGGCGCGGGTCGTATCAATAGGAACGAACGCTGCAACCGCCCGTTCGGGACTCACCTTCTTTCCACTCCCCCTCCAGCACCCGAGAGTCCACCATGTATCACCACGTCAAGAAGCTGATGTTCACCGTTCGCGTCGACGAACCGGATCCCCGCTTCGGCAACATGCTGCTGGAGCAGTTCGGCGGCGCCAATGGCGAGCTCGCCGCCGCGATGCAGTACTCGATCCAGGGGTTGAACTGCGAGGACCCCGATCGCAAGGACCTGCTGATGGACATCGGCACCGAGGAGCTCAGCCATCTGGAAGTGGTCGGCACGCTGGCGCGGATGCACCTCAAGCCGTCGAAGTTCGACCGCCAGGCGGCCGAAGCCGATCCCCTCATCGCCATCGCGGGCGGCGGCGGGGTCAATCTCTTCAACTCGCAGGGAAATGCCTGGACCGCCGACTATCTGAAGATCACCGGCGAGCTCGACGTCGACCTGCGCAGCAACATCGCCGCAGAGGCGCGGGCCAAGATCGTCTACGAGCGGCTGATCAATTTCTGCGACGACGCCGGCAGCAAGGACGCGCTGCAATTCCTGATGACCCGCGAGATCACGCACATGAAGGCGTTCGCGCTCGCGCTTGAGAGCATGGGCAAGCCGGCCTTCAGCATCGGCCGCATCGCCCCGACGCCCGGCCTCGTGGATCAGTTCTTCAACGATTCCACCGGCGCCGGCGATCATGGCGAGATCGACACACGCGGACCGTGGAACGAGGGCGGCGACTGGGTCTTCACGGAGTCGCCGGCGATCCAGGCGGGTGAACCGGGTCCGGCCTCGGCCATCGTCACCGAGAGCTCGCCGCCCGCGGACGAAGCGGGTCTCGGCGATCTGCTCATCAACGAGCTGCGCGATATCCTGCATGCCGAGAAGCAATTGACCAAGGCGCTTCCCAAGATGGCGGAGGCCGCCCGCTTCGACCAGTTGCGCGAGCTGTTCGAGCAGCATCTCGCGGAGACCGAAGCGCAGGTCGAGCGCATCAACGAATGCTTCGAAATGCTCGGCAAATCCGCCCGCGCCAAGCCCTGCAAGGGCATGATGGGCCTCGTCGAGGAAGGCCAGGAGATCATGGCCGAGGGCGAGGACAAGGAGGACGCGGCGGCCGACCTCGCCCTGATCGGCGCAGCGCAACGCGTCGAGCATTACGAGATCGCAGGCTATACCACGGCGCGCAACCTCGCCCAGCAGCTTCGCCACAGTGCCATCGTCGCCCTGCTGTCCAAATCGCTGGCGGAGGAGGAGAACGCCGATCAGCTCCTCAACCAGGTGGCCCGCTCGCTGATGTCGGTGGCGAAAATGCCCGCGGCAGTCGAGCAGACCGAATGATCCCTAGCCGTCGAGGAGTTCGAGGAATTCCTCGACGCGCCTGAACGGATCCTGATCACGGCGACCGGCGTAGACGACGCGGTCGCCGTCGCGCTGCAGTAATCGGCCATCCGACTTCCCCCTCGATTTTCGCAGCCGCCCGGGCAGGAACGTCGCGGCGACCGCCTCGGGCCCGACATCGAGCCTGACGATGCCACGCCGTTTGCAATCAATCCGGAGCCTGGCGGATGCGAAGAAGTCGCGGGCCTCCGGCGGCAGCCTGCCGAAACGACGCGAGATCTCCTCCTCCAGGTCTTCCAGATCGTCGTCGCTTCGGCACCT of the Bradyrhizobium sp. WSM1417 genome contains:
- a CDS encoding DUF892 family protein; this encodes MYHHVKKLMFTVRVDEPDPRFGNMLLEQFGGANGELAAAMQYSIQGLNCEDPDRKDLLMDIGTEELSHLEVVGTLARMHLKPSKFDRQAAEADPLIAIAGGGGVNLFNSQGNAWTADYLKITGELDVDLRSNIAAEARAKIVYERLINFCDDAGSKDALQFLMTREITHMKAFALALESMGKPAFSIGRIAPTPGLVDQFFNDSTGAGDHGEIDTRGPWNEGGDWVFTESPAIQAGEPGPASAIVTESSPPADEAGLGDLLINELRDILHAEKQLTKALPKMAEAARFDQLRELFEQHLAETEAQVERINECFEMLGKSARAKPCKGMMGLVEEGQEIMAEGEDKEDAAADLALIGAAQRVEHYEIAGYTTARNLAQQLRHSAIVALLSKSLAEEENADQLLNQVARSLMSVAKMPAAVEQTE